CAGATCCACACGCCAGTTCTCATTTTCCTTTGCCTTCCACAGACTAACTTCAGCGCCGAACGACTCGGGAACTGAATACAGCTGCTGATATGTCGGGTAATGGCAGATAACATGATCACCCGGTCCAACATTGGTATACAGACTCAAAAAGTTCGCCTGGATAGCACCGTTCGTGACAAGGATATTCTCAGCTGTCAACGCTTCGCTAGTGCTGTCGGAGTACAAATTCGCAATGTTGGTCCGTAGAGCGTTTGAGCCACGAATCGCACCATAGACCAATTTTTGAGAAAAGTCTAGGATGTTGCCTGGCTTCCCGGAGAAACCGACGAGATCATCGAGAGAAATCGATGCACAACATGTCTCGGCGAGGTTATATTTGGCATCATTCTCGTGGTCGTCCATCCACTGTTGTATGGTTAGAACTGTCTATAAAAAAAGGGATAGACTTACCCGCTCGACAGCGAACTCGGCAATCTTGACCATGGTCACAAATGTAAGAGGGACTCTGATGAAGATAATTATGGTCAAAACATAAACCCCTGGGTTTGTCTGCCCTTTTAAATCCTGGTGAGCTGGTGCAGGTCCAGATATCCAAACGACCATGGACTGTGATTGGCTGGATCGCCTATACTGCCGGATAGGGAAATTTCTGGCCCCTTCCCTTTCCGGTTCAACTGCGAAGtgcaggaaggagcgatcTTGCAGTGACTCATTGCTTTTCTGGGATGCAGGACTTCaactctctcttctcttcgccATATCCACATCGCAATAAGAATATCACGAATTCACCATGCCCATTGGACTCCCGGAAGCCCCGCGGTGTCATTGCGAGTACTGTGAGCCCCGTCGGCGGTATTCTCGCGCTTGGTTTTGTGATATAAAGTGCGAGTTGGAATTCTGCGCTATAGGCGCAAGCATCCGTAAGTTTGGATTTTTAACATGTGTAGGCTCCAgtctaatttttatactatattctAGTCCTGCTGTGATACTGAAACTGACCAACAATACATTCGACCTCGAGGGGTAAGGCCCGCCCGTGGTCGGTCACGCACCACAATTGCGAGGACATTGGCTGGATCACCTACATTACCGAATGGGGGAATtcatgttggagatagctggctagccaccagcctgcaaggtcttttggtgtagcagtctagcgtctcatcagaTATTGACACAATCCGTCCTTCCATGCAATGATGACTATAGATTCCTATCGTAGCTGTTGAAGACAATTGTCCTGAAGCGGTTTCAACACGTACTCTGCAATTGACTTGCGGAGGGCAGGGTCGTCCCAGCTCAGTGTCGAGTGATTGGTATCAAAAGTGCATTCGACACACCTTGTTATAACTTCATGGTGAAACTGTAGAACGTGGTACATACTCGCACCTAGCCAGCTGGAAGCCAGGTCATAACGGCTCGCAGGTACTGGTTGACCATGGCTGAGGAGTTCCTGTTTATATTCTTCTGCTGTCTTCCAGTGCTCGATCTCAAGAAGCAATATTCCGAGCTCTATCATATATTGTCGCACATTGCAATCCCTGCATGTCGTCATAAAACCATTGGACCTACAaaattcttcttcaacgaaTGGCTCAGGAATGGCTGAAAGGTCCAGTCTTGCAATATCAAGTGCGCTGCGTGCAAATCGCACTGAGCTGCTCGTTAACGGGACCCGGAGCCATGGAGTCGTAATTAGCTGCATCAGCGAAGAAACGATTACCAGAGACAGCGCCATCCTGTGATTCTGTAGCCACGGCGTGCTTGACTTGTCCATGAACAGCTCCTCCAATGTCATGAATGCATCCGACTCTACCATTATGTGTGGAGACTTGCTAGAGCGTGAGCCATGGACATGAGAGTATGATAAGTACCGGTTGTCGGAGAGGTAGATATCAAGTACAAGGCCCCTCTCTTTCGCCTTCCGTATAGACCCGCAGATATCATCAAAAGTAGATCTCGTCCTGGTCTGGGTCGATGTTGCTGCGGGGCTATATAAATAGTTAGCCAGCTGCTTACCTGGGGAGCCGGTCATCTTACCAAGTGTTGGCTGTGGCTTCGCCATTCAGAACCTTGATATCACTTCTATACGACGGTAAGGTATTTGAAAGCGATATAGCCGGGGAGAATAAGACTGTGAAAGACATATCCTTCTTAACCTTGAGggtgctcttcttctccactACATTGGAACAGCTCCTTAGAAACAACCTCGCCTCATGGCGTGTATGGCACTGACTTTGATAGGCCGCAGATATCGCAGAGTACAGATTCCTGGCGTGCTGCCTCATTGTATTAAGGGCCGATGCAAGCACGGCGACCTGACGAGATGTAGACTGCAGAGGAGCCTGTACTCTTAACGCAGCCATATTGTCTGTTATCCGTCCAAGGATGCTCGTGGCTTGTTCCATCTCGCGAATCTGCCGGTCGAGGGCGTCGCGCTT
Above is a window of Aspergillus puulaauensis MK2 DNA, chromosome 2, nearly complete sequence DNA encoding:
- a CDS encoding uncharacterized protein (COG:S;~EggNog:ENOG410PRI5;~TransMembrane:2 (o6-24i373-392o)): MSGLEIVGVVLGAIPIAVAAIETYKRRQNRIKFRNKAPFIMKLISSLNAQHWILLSDIQRTLNNAGVEYDRSNPQLSLAIFQDRDIAEAVDEYLDQDRGIYYDAIRRCHRVLAELVGSIEGLDPVPQSLTDLVKTYKTNDGLYEFPKKLRFPLKRDALDRQIREMEQATSILGRITDNMAALRVQAPLQSTSRQVAVLASALNTMRQHARNLYSAISAAYQSQCHTRHEARLFLRSCSNVVEKKSTLKVKKDMSFTVLFSPAISLSNTLPSYRSDIKVLNGEATANTCPAATSTQTRTRSTFDDICGSIRKAKERGLVLDIYLSDNRYLSYSHVHGSRSSKSPHIMVESDAFMTLEELFMDKSSTPWLQNHRMALSLVIVSSLMQLITTPWLRVPLTSSSVRFARSALDIARLDLSAIPEPFVEEEFCRSNGFMTTCRDCNVRQYMIELGILLLEIEHWKTAEEYKQELLSHGQPVPASRYDLASSWLGASMYHVLQFHHEVITRCVECTFDTNHSTLSWDDPALRKSIAEYVLKPLQDNCLQQLR